From the genome of Terriglobales bacterium:
TGGTGCACGGAACGGCTTCCAGCCCCGCGCGCTGGGCCGAACTGATCAATGAACTCGGCGGCGATCCCCGCCTCCGCGAGCGGTTCCAGATCTGGCTGTTCATCTATGATACCGGCAACCCGGTGGCCTACTCGGCCGGGCGGCTGCGGGCGGCCCTAACGACAGCGGTGCAGGAATTCGATCCCGCCGGCAAGGATCCGGCCCTGCACGACATGGTGGTGATCGGGCATAGTCAGGGAGGACTGCTGACCAAGCTCACCGCCATCGACAGCGGCGACCGGTTCTGGAGCCGCGTCAGCAACAAGCCGTTCGATTCGATCCAGGTCGATCCAGAGACGCGGACGCTCCTTCGGCAATCCTTTTTCTTCTCGCCCTTGCCTTTCGTCGGACGGGTGGTGTTCGTGGCGACTCCCCATCATGGGGCCTTGCTGGCCTCGGGCCGGATCGGGGCCATCGCCGCCTGGCTCGTGACCTTGCCGGTGGAGGTGATAAGCCGGGCCGCCGAGGCCGTCACCCTGGTCGGGGATGAGAAGTTGAAGACGCTCCTCCGCCGCCCTCCGACGGCGGTGGACAGCATGAATCCGGAGAACCCCGGCAACCGAGCCCTGGCATCCATTCCGGTTTCACACAGGATTCCGGCCCACTCCATCATCGCGGTGGAAGGCGATGGCCCGAAGGAAGCGGGAGATGACGGCGTAGTGGCCTACCGGAGCGCCCACATCGACGAGGCGGTGTCCGAACGGGTGGTCCGCTCGGACCATTCCTGCCAGGGCCAGCCCGAGGTTATCGAGGAAATCCGGCGTATCCTGCTGGAACACGCGGCGGCCCAAGAGGGCAATCGCCCATGAGCAGTCGGGTGGCCAGTAAACGCTGGCGCTGATTGTTGCGCCGTTCCATGGTGACGGCTGGGAGACAACAAGGGAACGCGGCGCCAAGGCTGAAAAGCTGCCTTGTCTATACCCAACAACGTCCATGAACAGCACCACACAAAAACCATCATCCGATATGGCGATTGAAAAACTATTTTCGCGTAGGCCGCTGGATTTATTCATCAGGGCCCGATTGATCACCTTTCTGGTGGTTTGATGAAAGCGGGTTATCCCCTCATGGATTGAGCAAGGGCAAGACGGCTGCGGGTGTGTGGGAAGAATGGGCTCGCCCGGCGGCGAGTTGTTCGCCGAAGGCGCGGGCGAGTTCATCCCCCCGCCACGGCACGGCGGGCGCGGGGCCGAAGAGTTGACGCTGCAATCCCAAGACGGCGGCTTGTAGTTCGGGGCCGGGTTGGAACCCGGTGTCCTGGGCGTTCCGCCACGCGTTCCACGCGGCTTCGGCGGCAACGGCCTCGTGACGGCGGCAAGCCCGGCGCAGGTTCCGCGCCGCCACGCAATCCGGAGGATTCAGGGCTTTCCGGAATCGCCTTGCCCATCCCGCGAGCCGCCGCCTTTGCCATGTGGCCAAGCCGGAGGCCAAAGCCGCCGGCAGCCACCACGCCCATGAGTGGCAGGTGGCGAGCGATGTTCCGGGAGCGGCCGCAACGGGCGCCGGAGCGACCTCGAAGGTGACGGCCGGCAGGGTCGTCGACTGAAGCTGCTCCGTCTTCGGGTTCCACCAGACGTAAGCGAGCGCGGGCAAGGTCACGGTGCCGGGTTTCGTCAGCAGATAAGTCATCGTCTCGCGGCGCTCGCCGAGGAATTCCCCGCGTTCGAGGTGGTCCTGCGTCTCCGCGTCGCCGGGATAGACGCGGATGCCCTCGGGCGCGACGATGGGCGCGGGCGCGAGGGCCATGCCGCTGATTTGCGGAGCGCGCTGGACGAGGGTGCGCTTGAACATCGCGCCGACCCGCACCGGTCCGGGCGGCGGTTCCCAGGTCTCGGTGACGGATAGCGCATCCGTGGTGACGAGGAAGCCGACTTGTTCGCTCCCGGGGGGCCGCCGGATTTCGACTTGCCAGCCGGGAACCTCCGCCCGCGTGTCCTGGGCCGGGCCGGTGAAGCCTTCCCGGCTGGCGAAGTGCACGGAAAACTCGGGTACTTCGAGCAGGCCGGGTGTTTGCGAGAACAGCGCGAATTCGTGGGTTTGCACCAACCAGCTTCGGCCTTCGATTTCCCGCGAGGACACCACCGGGCTGCCGATCTTCATCAGCAGGACACCGGGAAGCGGCGGCAACTCGAAATTGGCCGTGCCCGCGAACGAGCCGGTGGCCCGCAGTTCGACATAGAACCCCACGCGCTGGCCGATCCAGGCCCGGGTTTCCGGCACGCGCACCGCCATCGGCGCGACCGCCGCCCACACCGACGAGGCGAGTCCGGCAAGGCCGATGAGCGGCAACAGCCAGGCTTTCACGGGGCGCCTCCTCCTTCCGCCCGAATCGCCTGTTGATAGGCAAATTTCGCCTTGAGGAAATCCGCCGGGCGGGTCTGTACACGGCGCAGCCAGAGGGCCTGGATTTCCGGGTTGGACAATGCCTTGCCGCCCGCGATCTCCGTATCCTGACCGGAGTTTTTCGCCTTGCTGTCGAAGACGATCTTGTCGGCGCCGATCTTCTGATCGCCCAGGTCGCCGCCTTTCCGCTCCACCCCTTTAGCGCGCGCGGCGGCGAGGTCGCGGTTGTCGGCGGCTTCCTTCCAGCCCGGACGCCGCGCCAAGGCCCGCGCGTAGCAATCGATGGCGTCCTGGTATTTGCCCATCATCAACCGCGCATTGCCTTGATTGTAATGGGCCTCCGCGCTGTCGCCGCGGGCGAAGGCGCGCGCGGCCCGCTCGAACTCGCCCGCCCGATACCAGGCGGTGCCCTGCCATAGCGGATCGTGGAAAGCCGCCGCCGCCTCGGCGAACTCGCCGCGCTGGAAAAGCCGTTGGCCTTGCAGGTCCGGCGTGAACCATAGGCTGGTCCAAGCGGCCGCGATCGCAATGGCAAACCCCTTCATGCGCTTCCCTCCCGGCGGAACGAAACCAGCACGCACAAGGCCACGACCGGCATCAGCCAGTAGCCCGCTTCCTGCCATTGCCCGCCCTGTTCGCCGCGTTGCGCGACCGGCGCACGCGCGGCGCGGCGCACGATGGCGGCAATATCCTTCCCTTCGATATCCAAGGGTTCGACATCGGCACCCAGCGTCCGGGCGGCGTCGCGCAGGGCGTGGTCTTGCGAGGAATCCGGGGCGTCGATGGCGAGGAATTGCACCGGCAGGGAAAAGTCCCCGCGCAAGTCCCGCAGCGCGGCGGGATCGGTGTCCACGGCATCGGCCAGCACGACGATGCCGCCGCCCTGTCGCCCCTCGGCCAGCACGCGGGCGGCTTCTTTCAGCGCGAGGTCGAGGCGGTCGCCGGGCACGGGCATGATTTCCGGACTGATCTCGGCGGCCATCCGGGCGACGATGGCGGTGTCGCGGGTCGGCGGCAGCACCAGGTGGGCGGAACCGGCATAGGCGATCAGTCCGAGCGGCTGGCCTTGGCGGGCCGCGGCGAGATCGGCGATTTTCAAGCGGGCGCGTTCCAGCCGGGAGGGGGCGGGATCGGGCTGTTCCATGCTGGCGTCGGCCTTGAGCAGGATCACCAGCGGCGTGGCGTCGTCCGCGAAGGGACTGGGTTCCAGCCGCCAGGTGGGTCCGGCGATGGCCACGACGGCCAGCAACCACGCGGGCAACAGCCACGGCGCGGGGCGTACCGACGCCTTGCCGACCACCAGGGCCTCCAGCAATTCCGGCGCGATTTGTTCGCGCCAGCCGCGCAAGGGATCGGCTTGGCGTCGCCACAGCCACCCCAGGACCACGGCCAGCGGCGTGAGCAACAGGAATCCGGGGCGGATGAAATGGAAATCGGCCAGCGCCGCCATCATCTCCGTACCTCCAAGCGTCCGGTGACGGGATCGACGCGGACGCCGCCCGGCGCGGGCAGCGGAGTTGTTGCGCGGGAGCGCAGGACGGTGGATGCCTTTTCGCCCAGGGACAGCAGCAACCCCGCGAGTAGCGGCCAATAGAACAAATCGCGGCGCGGGCGGTGGCTGACGACCTTCACCTGCCGGGTCTCGATTTTGTCCAACTCGGCGTAGATGCCCGCGAGTTCAGCCCGGTCGGCGGCGAAGAAATAGCCGCCGCCACTGGTTTCCGCGACGGCACGGAGCGTGGCCTCGTCGAGCTTTTCTTCGCCCAGGGTGGCCGGATCGCCCATCGCCACGGTGTGGACGCGGATGCCGCGCGCCCCGGCCACGCGCGCGGCCTCCACCGGCGGCACCTGGCTGGCGGTGTCGTTGCCGTCGGTCAGGGCGATGATGGTTTTGGCCGGGGCGTCGCTAGGCTCGAACAGCGTGACGCCCAGGCCGATGGCGTCGCCGAGGGCGGTGCGCGGGCCCGCCATGCCGATGGCGGTCTCGTCCAGCAAGCGCCGCACCAGGCTGAGATCGGTGGAAAACGGTGCCTGCAGGAACGGCGCGTCGCCGAACACCACCAGCCCCACGCGGTCGCCTTGGCGGCGGACCAGGAAGTCGCCGAGCACCTCCTTCACCGCGCCGAGGCGGTCCACCTTGGCCCCGGCCGCGTTGGTGAAATCCTCCTGGCGCATGGAGCCGGACAGGTCCACCAACAGCAGCAAATCGCGGGTCGGCAGGTCGCGCGTCACCGGCGGTTCCAGCCATTGCGGGCGGGCCAGCGCGGCGAGCGTCAGCAGCCAAATCAGCGCGGAAACCACCCGTGGCCCCCGGTTCCGCGCGACCCGATGGCGGGCGGTCGATTCCCCGTCGCCCGTCGCTTGGATGCGCTCCCCGAACGGTATCCGCACGGCCACCGGGGCCACGTGGCGCGGCGGCAAGACCGCGCGCAGCAGCCAGGGCAGCGGCAGCAAGGCGAAGCACCAAAGGTGGGCGAAAGTCAGCATCGCGATTTGGCCGACCGGCGGCATCGGGAGGAAATCAAGCAACCGCCAGTCATCATTTCGGAAACAACAGCGTGACCATAAAGCGCAGCCCCCAATCGGGTCCGCCTTGCGGTTTTTCGGGAAAGTAACGTCCGCCTAGCGTGAACTGCACCGGCTGATGGCCGAGTTTCAGTAACTGGCTGACTTGTAAATTTAACGGCACCGTCCAGCGGCTATTCTCCCAGTCGTAGGTAGACTCCGTATTCAGGGCAATCGTGGTGAAGGTTTTCGTGACATAGGAAACAAACGGCTGCAGGAACGTCGCATCGATGTCCTGACGGCCCCCGGTTCCCGCGAACGACCAGAGATGGTTAGCCAGCACGCCATAGGTCCAGCCGCTTTGCTGTTTAAGCAATACCGCTGTCGGGCCGGCCGCCCATTTTTGCCCGCCCAGCGTATCGTTTGACGCACTGGGATAGAGAAACACCGGTCCTGCTCCCATGACCCAGCCGCCGACCAGCGCTTTCGGTGAAAAGAAAAAACTTTGCAAAATATCACCCAACCCACTCACATCATCGGCCCCCAGCACAGGCGCTTCGGCATGGACGATCGGCAGGATGGTGCGGGTGATCACATTCCAATCGTCGCCAATCGAAAACGGTATCACGGGTTGTATGTTGACCGTATAACGCATCGCGTCGGTCGAGCCGATGCCGAAATCCCAGTTGTTCTGAATCGGCACGCTGATCAGGTTGGCGACCGGGTTTTGCAATTGCTTCGCCAGTTCGGCAGAACTGGCGCCGGAGCCGTTGGCTTGTTCCTGGGTCGTTCCGGAATGTTCCTCCGGGTTGGCGGCGCCAGCGCCGAACACCAGCCCACTCATCAATAATAGGGCGGCCATTCGGTTGGTTATGCATAGGGTTTTCATCGGTGTGGTTTGCTTTCGATTCCTCCCGAACCCATCAAGCCACCTTGATCGCCCGGACCTCGGCGGCGCGTGTGTCGACCGGAATCACGGGCAGTTCACCCGGATTTTTGGTGGGCAGGCCACGGAGGTGATCCATGATCGCCTGCCATTCCTTGATCTCGCCGACGCCCGTTTTCTCCATCCCCGTGGCGACGCTGCTCCGGTCCACCGTGTCCGGTGGCGGCAGGAGGTAGCCCGAGTTCCCGCGGGGCGCATCAAGTGCCTCGACCCTCGATTTGAGGGGCTGCCCCGCCTTGTTCTTGGGGATCAGGGCCAGTTGGCCCTGGGTGTACTTGGGGATGGCCACGAGAATGACGCCGAGCATCAGGGGACAGGTGAGGCTGTACAAACGCGGGTCCTGGCCGCCGATGTCGATGGCGCGGTAGCCATGATCGAGGTTGCCGAGTTCGATGGCCGTCACGGCATCGAACTTCGGGCGCGAGGGGTCGTAGCGGAACCTCATGCCGGAGGACCGGGGGAAATATTCGCCGGGATGGGCCGGATTATCCACCAGGAAGAATTCCAGCAGATGCTTGAGTTCCAGGCCGGTGAACCAGGCGGTCACCAGCGCGCTGCCGGCGGTGTCGTCCACCACGCCATAGCCCAGCGGTGCCACGGCGAACACGTCGTAGACCGTCTGCACGCCCGACTTGCCCCGGGTCAGGCCGGTGCGCATCAGCCCGTTGACCGTGAAGCCTATATCCGCTTGGGTGGCCTTCCTGAAGGCGTCGGTGCACAGGTTGGCGAGGAGCGTGCCGGCCGGGAGGTCGGTGAAGGTGTTGGGCAGGTCTTGCGGCGCGACCGCCAGCGGCTGATCGATGGCATACCCGCGCGATGCGAACACGGCGGCGGTGACGGATTGCTTGAGCTGGTCGATCTCGTCGGCGGTGGCCCGGTCCCCGGTCAGGGTGTCGTCGATGGGGTAGAGCCGGTAGGACTCGACCTTCAGCCCGCCGCCGTCCAGGCTCAGCACCAGTTCGCCAAGATTCCTGCCTTCCTTCCCGGTCTGGACCACGGGGGTGCGACCATTGACGATGAGCGCCTCTTGCAATTCCGTATGGCTGTGGCCGCCGATGACGATATCGATGCCCGGCACGGCCTGGGCCAGGCGCACGTCGTCGCCGTCGGTATAGCGCCCATCCTTGCCCTTCTCCACGCCGCCATGGCTCAGGGCGATGACCACGTCCACCCGCTCGGTTTCGCGCAGGACCGTCACGATGTCCCGCGCGGCCTCGATGGCGTCGGAGAACGTCACCGCGCCGCCGTTGGTGTAGAAGATGGCCTCCTTGCCGATCACCCCGAACAGGCCGAAGCGGAGGCCGCCGCGCTCGATCACCTGGTAACGGCGGATCACCCCCGCTTTCGCCAAGCGCTGGAGATCGGCCAGCATGGCGTCGTCCTTCGCGAAGTGGGTGTTCGCGGCCAGCACCGCCGGAATGCGGCCCGCTCGAGCGGCCACGCCTATCGACTTGCCCAGGCCGTCGGGTCCGAGGTCGAATTCATGGTTGCCGAAGGTGGTGGCGTCGTAGCCCATCCGGGCCATGAGTTGCAGTTCGCCGCCGATCTCGCGGGTCGCCGCGCCGAACGCGGTCCCCATGCTGTAGTCGCCCGCGTCGAGGACCAGCACGGGACCGTGGTCCTCGCGGGCCTCCTTTGTCTTGGCGATAAGCCCGGCCAGACGGGCGTAGCCGCCTTGGGTCGTGTCGTCGCCGAGCTTGAACGGCGAGTAGTCCGAGGCCGGCCCCAGCCCGATGAAGGCCGAGTGCATGTCGTTGGTATGCAGGAGGGTGAAGGTCTTGATCTTCCCGCCGCGCGGTCCGGCGGACTGGCAGCCGGGCAGGAGGAGCGCCGCGCCGACGGCCACCGAGCCCGCCAGGAACTCGCGGCGGGAGAATGTTCCGGGTAAAAGGGCGGTGGATACATCGTCCTTATCCACGGTCCCGGCGGGTTTTTCAGCGTTTTGTTTCATTGATCAGTCATCGAGTCGTTTGTTGGGGCATTCGGAAGAACCGGACGGTGATGGGCGATCCATCCGGCGGCGTAGTCGCGTAGCGCCTCTATTTCTTGATCGGCGGGCGGTCGGCCATAGGCCCCGGAGGTCAGCAAGCGCCGCACTGGCGGGGACATCGCTGCGCCATAGCCCGCATCCAGCCAATCTGCCCAGGCCGCGCCGGTCATTCCGGCGACGATGGGACGCGGCACGACGGCGAGCGCGGTGCGGCGGAGCAATTCGGCGATCGCGGCGGCATCCCTCAGTGATTGGAGTTCGCGCAAGGCCGCGCGGCGGTAGGCATTGGCCCGCCAGCGTTGCCAGGATCGCCAGCCCAGCCGCGCGACGGCGGCCAGCGCCAGTCCGAACACGGCATACCAGCCTGGCGCGGGCGGCCACCACGGCACGGCGGGCGGCAAGACCAGATCATGCAGGTGGGCCAGGCTGGCGGCGGGATCGTTCATGGCGCGGCGAGGCGTTGGCCGAACAGGGCGCGGAGTTGATCCGCAGGTGGTTCGGCGGTGGAGATGGGCAGGACGGGTACCCTCAAGGCGCGGAAGATTTCCGTCCACTGGTCCAGGCGTTCCGCGAAGGCCCGTTGGAACTCGGCGGTGAAGGCGGCTCCCGAGGGAATGGCATAAGTCACGCCGCGATCCGTCGCGACCATGCCGGGACGGCCTTGCAGTGTTGCGCCCAGCGGATCGTAGACCGCGACGGCGAGCATATCGTTGTGCGCGGCGAGCAAGGTGGCGAGCCGTTGGGTCTCGTCGTCCGCGCCGTCGAAGTCGCTGACGAGGACCACCAGATGGTCGTGGGTGGCGCGGCGCGAGGCTGCTTCCAAGGCTTGGTTCAGCGTGACCCGGACCGGGGCCGGATGCACGCCGGAGTTCGCGGCGAGCGCTTGGTTGAGCCGCACGAGTTCATGGAGGATGCGGAGCACGCGGGTCTGGCTGCGGTGGGGCGGCAGGTCGATGATTTCATCGTCGTTGAAGACGATGCCGCCCACCCGGTCGCCGGAGGCCAGGGCGCGCCACGTGCCGAGGGCGGCCACCTCGGCGGCGGCCACGGACTTCATGGCGCGGCGGCTGCCGAAAAACATCGGGGCACGCTGATCCACCACCAGCAGCACCGGGCGTTCGCGTTCCTCGCTGTAGACCCGGACATGGGGCGAACGCAGCCGGGCGGTGGCCTGCCAATCCATGGCGCGGATGTCGTCCCCCGGCCGGTATCGGCGCAGTTCCTCGAAGGCCAAGCCGCGTCCGCGCAGGCGCGAGGCATGGCGTCCGGCGAGCAGGGAAGCCACCGGCTGGCGGGGCAGGAAGCTGAACCCGCGCGCCTCGGCCTTTAGCAACAACAAGGCTTCCAGCGTGGTTTGCACGCCGGAGGCCCCGGTGGGTGCGGAAGGCGTGGCGGCTGGCATGTCAGACCGACACCACGGTTTGCAGCAGGGTCTCGATGACTTCGGTGCGGGTCTTGCCGGCGGCTTCCGCCTCGTAGGAAAGGTGCACCCGATGGGCGAGGCAGGCGGGGGCGACGGCGCGGATGTTTTCCGGCGCGACGAAATCCTGTCCTTGCAGCCAGGCATGGGCGCGGGCGGCGGCGTCGAGCGCCAGGGTGCCGCGCGGACTGGCGCCGAGGCGGATCCATTTCGCCAGGTCGCCGCCGTGGCGCTTGGGTTCGCGGGTACCGATCACGAGGTCCACGATATAGCGTTCCGCCGCCGGGGCGACGTGGATCGCGTTCACTGCCTTGCGGGCGGCGAAAATCGCTTCCTGCGGAATCCGCGGGGGCGGTTCGGCAGCGTCGCCGGATTTCTCGCCACGCACGAGGCGCAGGATCGCGGCCTCGTTTTCCGCCGGGGGATAGGGCACGTTGACGTAGAGCAGGAAGCGGTCCATCTGCGCTTCGGGCAAGGGATAGGTGCCTTCCTGCTCGATGGGGTTTTGCGTCGCGAGGACCAGGAACAGCGGGGGCAACGGGTGGGTCGTGCCGGCCACGGTGACTTGCCGCTCCTCCATGGCTTCGAGCAGCGCCGCCTGCACCTTGGCCGGCGCACGGTTGATCTCGTCGGCCAGCACGAGGTTGCCGAAGATCGGCCCCGGCCGGAATTCGAAGCCGCCGGTCTGTTCGCGGTAAATCTCGGAACCCGTCACGTCCGAGGGCAGCAGGTCGGGCGTGAACTGCACCCGGCGGAACTGGCTCTCCACCAGTTTGCTGAGCGTTTTGATGGAGCGGGTCTTGGCCACGCCGGGCAGCCCTTCCATCAGGACGTGGCCATCGGCGAGGAAGGCGATGAGCAGGCGCTCGACCACGGTTTCCTGGCCGATGACGGCGGCGTTCATGGCGGCGGAGATGTGTTGGAAGGCTTCTTGGGGTGTCATTTTCTTCCTTCGATCCAGGGCCATGCCTTTCGGTAAAGGGACCGCACCCGACGGGTACGGATGCAGTCCGTTGGGTAGCTCGGCTTCCCGTCAGAGCGGCATTACTGCTTACCGCTATTGCCGCTGGTCACCGCTTCCATCACGTTGTCGAGATTGAAGCTGCCGGGCTTCTGGCGCGGCGGGAACTCGCGGAAGCTTTGCAGCCACTGCCCGACATAGCTCGCCGCCGGAGCGAACAGGTACATGTGCTCGACGAACCAGTGGTCATAGTCCATGCCGATGTCGGGGGCGAGTTCGAAGGGGTCCATGCGCAGGTTGGTCAGCATCGGCGCGCGCAGCTTCACGAAAGGTTCCTGCCAGACGTGCATGCCATGGGCATCCTGGCGCAGGAAGGTCGCCTTCCAATTGCCGTAACGCAGGGCCGCGACGCTGCCGTCGTCGGTCCAGTAGATGAACTCCTGGCGCGGCCACTGGCCCTCACCCTTGAGCGCGGGCAGCAGATTGTAGCCGTCGAGATGGACCCTGTAGTTCGTGTTGCCGGCCTTCCTGCCCTTCAGCAGGTCGTCCTTGACCTTGGTGTCGCCGGTCGCAGCGAGCAAGGTCGGCAGCATGTCCTCGTGGGCGGCGACCTCGTTCACGACCGTGCCGGGCTTGATGACGCCGGGCCAGCGGATAACGGTCGGAACGCGATAGCCGCCTTCCCAGTTGGTGGCTTTCTCGCCGCGAAACATGGTCGTGCCGCCATCGGGCCAGGAAAAGGTTTCCGCGCCGTTGTCGGTGGAATACATCACGATGGTGTTCTCTTCCAGTCCCAGTTCCTTGAGCTTGTCCAGCAACTGGCCTACCTGGCCGTCGTGCTCGACCATGCCGTCGGCATAGACGCCCAGGCCGGTCTTGCCCTCGCTCTCCTTCTTGAGGTGCGTGAAGACATGCATGCGGGTGGCGTTCCACCAGAGGAAGAACGGCTTGTCCGCCTTCTTGGCGCGCTCCATGAAATCGAGGGCGGCGGCGGTGACTTCCTCGTCCACCGTTTCCATGCGCTTCTTGGTCAGCGGACCGGTGTCCTCGATCTTGCCATCGGCGAAGCTGTGGATGACGCCGCGCGGGCCGAATTTCTTCTTGAACTCGGGATCCTTCGGATAGTCGAGATGCTCCGGCTCCTCCTCCGCGTTCAGGTGGTAAAGGTTGCCGAAGAACTCGTCGAAGCCGTGCTTGGTCGGCAGCATCTCGTCGCGGTCGCCGAGGTGGTTCTTGCCGAATTGGCCGGTCATGTAGCCCTGCGCCTTGAGCAAGCCCGCGATCGTCGGGTCTTCC
Proteins encoded in this window:
- a CDS encoding bifunctional UDP-sugar hydrolase/5'-nucleotidase; its protein translation is MKQNAEKPAGTVDKDDVSTALLPGTFSRREFLAGSVAVGAALLLPGCQSAGPRGGKIKTFTLLHTNDMHSAFIGLGPASDYSPFKLGDDTTQGGYARLAGLIAKTKEAREDHGPVLVLDAGDYSMGTAFGAATREIGGELQLMARMGYDATTFGNHEFDLGPDGLGKSIGVAARAGRIPAVLAANTHFAKDDAMLADLQRLAKAGVIRRYQVIERGGLRFGLFGVIGKEAIFYTNGGAVTFSDAIEAARDIVTVLRETERVDVVIALSHGGVEKGKDGRYTDGDDVRLAQAVPGIDIVIGGHSHTELQEALIVNGRTPVVQTGKEGRNLGELVLSLDGGGLKVESYRLYPIDDTLTGDRATADEIDQLKQSVTAAVFASRGYAIDQPLAVAPQDLPNTFTDLPAGTLLANLCTDAFRKATQADIGFTVNGLMRTGLTRGKSGVQTVYDVFAVAPLGYGVVDDTAGSALVTAWFTGLELKHLLEFFLVDNPAHPGEYFPRSSGMRFRYDPSRPKFDAVTAIELGNLDHGYRAIDIGGQDPRLYSLTCPLMLGVILVAIPKYTQGQLALIPKNKAGQPLKSRVEALDAPRGNSGYLLPPPDTVDRSSVATGMEKTGVGEIKEWQAIMDHLRGLPTKNPGELPVIPVDTRAAEVRAIKVA
- a CDS encoding DUF4381 domain-containing protein; translation: MNDPAASLAHLHDLVLPPAVPWWPPAPGWYAVFGLALAAVARLGWRSWQRWRANAYRRAALRELQSLRDAAAIAELLRRTALAVVPRPIVAGMTGAAWADWLDAGYGAAMSPPVRRLLTSGAYGRPPADQEIEALRDYAAGWIAHHRPVLPNAPTNDSMTDQ
- a CDS encoding VWA domain-containing protein, with the translated sequence MMAALADFHFIRPGFLLLTPLAVVLGWLWRRQADPLRGWREQIAPELLEALVVGKASVRPAPWLLPAWLLAVVAIAGPTWRLEPSPFADDATPLVILLKADASMEQPDPAPSRLERARLKIADLAAARQGQPLGLIAYAGSAHLVLPPTRDTAIVARMAAEISPEIMPVPGDRLDLALKEAARVLAEGRQGGGIVVLADAVDTDPAALRDLRGDFSLPVQFLAIDAPDSSQDHALRDAARTLGADVEPLDIEGKDIAAIVRRAARAPVAQRGEQGGQWQEAGYWLMPVVALCVLVSFRREGSA
- a CDS encoding DUF58 domain-containing protein; amino-acid sequence: MQTTLEALLLLKAEARGFSFLPRQPVASLLAGRHASRLRGRGLAFEELRRYRPGDDIRAMDWQATARLRSPHVRVYSEERERPVLLVVDQRAPMFFGSRRAMKSVAAAEVAALGTWRALASGDRVGGIVFNDDEIIDLPPHRSQTRVLRILHELVRLNQALAANSGVHPAPVRVTLNQALEAASRRATHDHLVVLVSDFDGADDETQRLATLLAAHNDMLAVAVYDPLGATLQGRPGMVATDRGVTYAIPSGAAFTAEFQRAFAERLDQWTEIFRALRVPVLPISTAEPPADQLRALFGQRLAAP
- a CDS encoding AAA family ATPase, yielding MTPQEAFQHISAAMNAAVIGQETVVERLLIAFLADGHVLMEGLPGVAKTRSIKTLSKLVESQFRRVQFTPDLLPSDVTGSEIYREQTGGFEFRPGPIFGNLVLADEINRAPAKVQAALLEAMEERQVTVAGTTHPLPPLFLVLATQNPIEQEGTYPLPEAQMDRFLLYVNVPYPPAENEAAILRLVRGEKSGDAAEPPPRIPQEAIFAARKAVNAIHVAPAAERYIVDLVIGTREPKRHGGDLAKWIRLGASPRGTLALDAAARAHAWLQGQDFVAPENIRAVAPACLAHRVHLSYEAEAAGKTRTEVIETLLQTVVSV
- a CDS encoding arylsulfatase: MILLSVLSTFLAAAPSGAVENKPGAPEQKTAAQAKKPNILIIWGDDIGQFNVSAYNHGMMGYKTPNIDRIAREGAMFTDWYGQQSCTAGRAAFITGQSPIRTGLTKVGLPGAPEGMKKEDPTIAGLLKAQGYMTGQFGKNHLGDRDEMLPTKHGFDEFFGNLYHLNAEEEPEHLDYPKDPEFKKKFGPRGVIHSFADGKIEDTGPLTKKRMETVDEEVTAAALDFMERAKKADKPFFLWWNATRMHVFTHLKKESEGKTGLGVYADGMVEHDGQVGQLLDKLKELGLEENTIVMYSTDNGAETFSWPDGGTTMFRGEKATNWEGGYRVPTVIRWPGVIKPGTVVNEVAAHEDMLPTLLAATGDTKVKDDLLKGRKAGNTNYRVHLDGYNLLPALKGEGQWPRQEFIYWTDDGSVAALRYGNWKATFLRQDAHGMHVWQEPFVKLRAPMLTNLRMDPFELAPDIGMDYDHWFVEHMYLFAPAASYVGQWLQSFREFPPRQKPGSFNLDNVMEAVTSGNSGKQ
- a CDS encoding VWA domain-containing protein; its protein translation is MLDFLPMPPVGQIAMLTFAHLWCFALLPLPWLLRAVLPPRHVAPVAVRIPFGERIQATGDGESTARHRVARNRGPRVVSALIWLLTLAALARPQWLEPPVTRDLPTRDLLLLVDLSGSMRQEDFTNAAGAKVDRLGAVKEVLGDFLVRRQGDRVGLVVFGDAPFLQAPFSTDLSLVRRLLDETAIGMAGPRTALGDAIGLGVTLFEPSDAPAKTIIALTDGNDTASQVPPVEAARVAGARGIRVHTVAMGDPATLGEEKLDEATLRAVAETSGGGYFFAADRAELAGIYAELDKIETRQVKVVSHRPRRDLFYWPLLAGLLLSLGEKASTVLRSRATTPLPAPGGVRVDPVTGRLEVRR
- a CDS encoding tetratricopeptide repeat protein is translated as MKGFAIAIAAAWTSLWFTPDLQGQRLFQRGEFAEAAAAFHDPLWQGTAWYRAGEFERAARAFARGDSAEAHYNQGNARLMMGKYQDAIDCYARALARRPGWKEAADNRDLAAARAKGVERKGGDLGDQKIGADKIVFDSKAKNSGQDTEIAGGKALSNPEIQALWLRRVQTRPADFLKAKFAYQQAIRAEGGGAP